A single Mesomycoplasma bovoculi M165/69 DNA region contains:
- the rsgA gene encoding ribosome small subunit-dependent GTPase A, with translation MEGRITRIISGFYDVLSFENQVEYKLLRGSGKLRQSNITPLVGDIVDFDPQGLVHSVKTRQNFLDRPKVANIDLALIITSVVEPNFSSLLIDKFLLLFEYKQIKPIIVITKADLVDSIKDDIWNYQKMGYKLFIINHKQEICSEFLQMLENKLCFVVGQSGVGKTSFINNLTNGNYKVQSISKALNRGKHTTRVTQIIRHKNFQIIDTPGFSSFEVNLNKQQIAIGFADFARLAKNCKFNTCLHMQENKEICAIKQEVEKGLILPFRYQNYLYFLRKQDEKDY, from the coding sequence GTGGAAGGTCGAATTACAAGAATTATTTCAGGCTTTTATGATGTTTTGAGCTTTGAAAACCAAGTAGAATATAAATTATTGCGAGGTAGTGGTAAATTAAGACAATCTAACATAACCCCTTTAGTTGGTGATATTGTTGATTTTGATCCTCAAGGGTTAGTTCATAGTGTAAAAACACGTCAAAATTTTTTAGATCGACCAAAAGTGGCTAACATTGATTTAGCTTTAATTATCACTTCAGTTGTTGAACCTAATTTTTCATCTTTATTAATAGACAAATTTTTGCTTTTGTTTGAATATAAACAAATTAAGCCTATAATTGTCATCACAAAAGCTGACTTAGTGGATTCAATTAAAGATGATATTTGAAACTATCAAAAAATGGGTTATAAACTTTTTATTATTAATCATAAACAAGAAATTTGTAGTGAATTTTTACAAATGTTAGAAAATAAATTATGTTTTGTGGTGGGTCAATCAGGAGTTGGCAAAACCAGTTTTATCAACAATCTTACAAATGGAAATTACAAAGTACAAAGCATTTCAAAAGCACTAAATCGCGGAAAACACACCACTAGAGTGACTCAAATAATTCGACATAAAAATTTTCAGATTATTGATACTCCAGGTTTTTCAAGTTTTGAAGTGAATCTAAACAAACAGCAAATAGCTATTGGATTTGCAGATTTTGCAAGATTAGCTAAAAATTGTAAATTCAATACTTGCTTGCACATGCAAGAAAATAAAGAAATTTGTGCTATAAAACAAGAGGTTGAAAAAGGATTAATTTTACCTTTTAGATATCAAAACTATCTTTATTTTTTAAGGAAACAAGATGAAAAAGATTATTAG
- a CDS encoding ribulose-phosphate 3-epimerase, with protein MKKIISPSLLNASKSRRVKLAQTLFNLGIKWIHYDYMDAQFVESTAISVIEIQNITTKFPKYTSDVHLMCVNPKPVIEQLISHIDYATIHYESVSKDEIEYLISEFSSKIKIGIAIKPETQVESILYLLNKINLILVMSVNPGKGGQQFIKTSYEKISQLRRYIDEHKLDVLIQVDGGIKDTNAQKVFEAGADIVVVGTFLASKPSKQKVMSLLKN; from the coding sequence ATGAAAAAGATTATTAGTCCATCATTATTAAATGCAAGTAAATCTAGACGAGTCAAATTAGCACAAACACTATTTAATTTGGGAATTAAATGAATCCATTATGATTACATGGATGCCCAATTTGTTGAATCTACAGCTATTTCTGTTATAGAGATTCAAAACATTACTACTAAATTTCCAAAATATACAAGTGATGTTCACTTAATGTGTGTAAATCCAAAACCAGTCATTGAGCAACTGATATCACATATTGACTATGCAACCATCCACTATGAAAGTGTTTCAAAAGATGAAATTGAATATTTAATTTCAGAATTTAGTTCTAAAATTAAAATTGGAATAGCAATCAAACCAGAGACACAAGTGGAATCAATTTTGTATTTGTTAAACAAAATAAATTTAATTTTAGTTATGTCAGTTAATCCAGGCAAAGGTGGACAACAATTCATTAAAACAAGTTATGAGAAAATTTCACAACTAAGAAGATATATTGATGAGCATAAATTAGATGTTTTAATTCAAGTTGATGGGGGAATTAAAGACACTAATGCTCAAAAAGTTTTTGAAGCTGGTGCGGATATTGTTGTTGTTGGAACTTTTTTAGCAAGTAAACCATCTAAACAAAAAGTTATGTCACTTTTAAAAAATTAA
- the trmB gene encoding tRNA (guanosine(46)-N7)-methyltransferase TrmB, with the protein MRLKNIPNALEKLEELNLLITKPISVDENWIIEVGMGKGEMIASLAQQNPDQKFLGIEKFPSAAVKIARFVKNQNPTNLFVLCKDLIEVPNWVDGKVNQIWLTFSDPWPKKKHLKRRLTYKTFLNVYQKLLSSNGKLRLKTDSESFFNFSKESLVENKWVIDYSINDISQSYFAQENIQTSYEKKWTEKGKNIFYLEAHPL; encoded by the coding sequence ATGAGATTAAAAAATATACCCAATGCTCTTGAAAAATTAGAAGAACTAAATTTATTAATCACCAAACCTATTTCAGTTGATGAAAATTGAATTATAGAAGTTGGTATGGGAAAAGGTGAAATGATTGCATCTTTGGCCCAACAAAATCCAGATCAAAAATTTTTAGGTATTGAAAAATTCCCTTCAGCAGCAGTGAAAATTGCTAGATTTGTCAAAAATCAAAATCCTACAAATTTATTTGTTTTATGTAAAGACTTAATTGAAGTTCCCAATTGAGTTGATGGTAAAGTAAATCAAATATGACTAACTTTTAGTGATCCTTGACCAAAAAAGAAACATTTAAAACGACGATTAACTTATAAAACATTTTTAAATGTGTATCAAAAACTTTTATCTTCAAATGGTAAGTTAAGATTAAAAACAGATAGTGAAAGTTTTTTTAACTTTAGTAAGGAATCGTTAGTTGAAAATAAATGAGTTATTGACTACTCAATAAATGACATTAGTCAATCATATTTTGCTCAAGAAAATATTCAAACTAGTTATGAAAAAAAATGGACAGAAAAAGGAAAAAACATTTTTTATTTAGAGGCTCACCCTTTATAA
- a CDS encoding M17 family metallopeptidase: MTKFIDVFIKYANEFEPSIITLEPAYNEDNIPYLIKEEFHITEFLSEKKAYIFLGNKNKELTKDRMRQLATKIAQLPRDIQIDYDKFNSNFLKYLIEVVAFVRSDIFSVRSDAEKTKAKFKDIIVVSKNVEKLKPLVDKYQTINQAVNFARHYQNMPPNIANSEFLAKKIEEKLSKNPNLTVRVLNAEQIKELKMNLFLSVNRGSTYEPRLVVIEYNGSPGSEHKTAFVGKGITFDSGGYNLKPSSYMANMKYDMSGAIISAAAMDAIAKFAPVANVCAVLPLTDNRVNGDANTPDAVWKSMNGKTVEINNTDAEGRLVLADAMTYAIRELKASEVITIATLTGAIRVALGETFTGAFATDDKLFKTFNEATKESGELIWRMPLHKDFAQEIRKSSVADLKNTDLTGAAGSSSAAMFLDEFSEGKPFLHLDIAGTADVKRTPTGVMTKSLIEFILKK, encoded by the coding sequence ATGACAAAATTTATCGATGTGTTTATCAAATATGCAAATGAATTTGAACCAAGTATTATTACACTTGAACCTGCATACAATGAAGACAACATTCCTTACTTAATTAAGGAAGAATTTCATATTACTGAATTCCTTTCTGAAAAGAAAGCATACATTTTTTTAGGCAATAAAAATAAAGAACTTACCAAAGACCGTATGCGTCAACTTGCAACAAAAATTGCACAACTTCCACGTGATATTCAAATTGATTATGATAAATTCAATTCAAATTTCTTGAAATATTTGATTGAAGTTGTTGCTTTTGTTAGATCAGATATTTTTTCAGTTCGCTCAGATGCAGAAAAAACTAAAGCAAAATTTAAAGATATTATTGTTGTAAGCAAAAATGTTGAAAAACTGAAACCATTAGTTGATAAGTACCAAACTATTAACCAAGCAGTTAATTTTGCACGTCACTATCAAAATATGCCACCTAACATTGCGAATTCTGAGTTTTTAGCTAAAAAAATTGAAGAAAAATTATCTAAAAATCCTAATTTAACTGTTAGAGTTTTAAATGCAGAACAAATTAAAGAACTAAAAATGAATTTATTCTTATCTGTAAATAGAGGTTCAACTTACGAACCAAGATTAGTGGTAATTGAATACAATGGTTCTCCAGGTTCTGAACATAAAACTGCTTTTGTTGGAAAAGGAATCACATTTGATTCAGGTGGTTATAACTTAAAACCATCTTCATATATGGCTAATATGAAATATGATATGTCAGGAGCAATAATTTCAGCAGCAGCAATGGACGCTATTGCTAAATTTGCTCCAGTAGCAAATGTTTGTGCAGTTTTACCTTTAACTGACAATAGAGTTAATGGAGACGCAAATACTCCAGATGCAGTTTGAAAATCAATGAATGGTAAAACTGTTGAAATTAACAACACTGATGCTGAAGGCCGTTTGGTTCTTGCTGATGCAATGACATATGCAATTCGTGAACTAAAAGCTTCTGAAGTAATCACTATTGCAACATTAACTGGAGCAATTAGAGTGGCTCTTGGTGAAACCTTTACTGGTGCATTTGCAACAGATGACAAATTATTTAAAACCTTTAATGAAGCAACAAAAGAAAGTGGTGAATTAATTTGAAGAATGCCACTTCATAAAGATTTTGCTCAGGAAATCCGTAAATCTAGTGTTGCAGATTTAAAAAACACAGATTTAACTGGAGCTGCAGGTTCTTCATCTGCTGCAATGTTTTTAGATGAGTTTAGTGAAGGTAAACCTTTCCTTCATCTTGACATTGCTGGAACAGCTGATGTTAAAAGAACTCCAACTGGTGTAATGACTAAATCATTGATTGAATTTATTTTAAAAAAATAA
- the ylqF gene encoding ribosome biogenesis GTPase YlqF — protein sequence MAKGLRSIHKKALLADLFIVVLDGRAPLSSYNYELDKIYPNKPRLILITKSDLSNKTKINQVVDQLKSKNSEVLILNLKDTSSKKMIFSKLNLFLQQKVDKLKNKGFINTDLKIFVVGIPNGGKSTLINLLTKSKLKTANIPGVTRSNQWINVGNFMFLDTPGIMFPKIEDQTNGFKLIILNAIPIDIFDLKFLTINIYKLISNCCSNILSELNLEPSEDDSIIEKNLEKLAKLKNFSSKNGFDLNKTMYWFINFIKNQKLFLD from the coding sequence ATGGCCAAAGGACTACGTTCTATTCATAAAAAAGCTTTATTAGCTGATCTTTTTATTGTTGTTTTAGATGGTAGGGCGCCACTAAGTAGTTATAATTATGAGTTAGATAAAATCTATCCAAACAAACCAAGATTGATTTTAATTACTAAAAGTGACTTATCTAATAAAACAAAAATTAATCAAGTTGTTGACCAATTGAAAAGTAAAAATAGTGAAGTTCTGATATTAAACCTAAAAGATACTAGTTCTAAAAAAATGATTTTTAGTAAATTAAATCTATTTTTACAACAAAAAGTTGATAAATTGAAAAATAAAGGCTTTATTAATACTGATTTAAAAATTTTTGTTGTTGGTATTCCAAATGGCGGTAAATCCACTTTGATTAATTTACTAACTAAATCAAAATTAAAAACTGCCAACATTCCTGGAGTAACCAGGTCTAATCAATGAATAAATGTTGGCAATTTCATGTTTTTAGATACTCCTGGAATTATGTTTCCAAAAATAGAAGATCAAACCAATGGTTTTAAGTTAATTATTTTAAATGCAATTCCAATTGATATTTTTGATTTAAAATTTTTAACTATTAATATTTATAAATTAATTTCAAATTGTTGCTCTAATATTTTGTCAGAATTAAATTTAGAACCATCAGAAGATGACTCTATTATTGAAAAAAATCTTGAAAAACTAGCTAAATTAAAAAATTTTTCTTCTAAAAATGGTTTTGATTTAAACAAAACTATGTATTGGTTTATTAATTTTATTAAAAATCAAAAATTATTTTTAGATTAA
- a CDS encoding dUTP diphosphatase, with the protein MNLKQIFLKQEQLDKSFSKYIKEKNNPGFSQDSNWEDQVIIAAIIEIAEFCNEIEAFKYWKQHKKNNHEKEIEEFADAIHFLASACLHFKVDSEIEEKVVASRDLNDQTKKVFSLATNMLNNKTAENLGELFSYFLGFAKLRGWTDEMIFNAYEQKHQININRIKNNY; encoded by the coding sequence ATGAATTTAAAACAAATATTTTTAAAACAGGAACAATTAGATAAAAGCTTTAGTAAATATATCAAGGAAAAAAATAATCCTGGGTTTTCACAAGATTCTAACTGAGAAGATCAAGTTATTATTGCAGCAATTATTGAAATTGCTGAATTTTGCAATGAAATTGAAGCTTTTAAATATTGAAAACAACATAAAAAAAACAATCATGAAAAAGAAATTGAGGAATTTGCTGATGCAATTCACTTTTTAGCTTCAGCTTGTTTGCACTTTAAAGTTGATTCTGAAATTGAAGAAAAAGTTGTTGCTTCTCGAGATTTAAACGACCAGACTAAAAAAGTTTTTAGTTTAGCAACAAATATGTTAAACAATAAAACAGCTGAGAATTTAGGTGAATTATTTAGTTATTTTCTAGGTTTTGCAAAACTTCGAGGTTGAACTGATGAAATGATTTTCAATGCCTATGAACAAAAACATCAAATAAATATAAATAGAATTAAAAATAATTATTAG
- a CDS encoding Cof-type HAD-IIB family hydrolase: MTKKEINSKVKNFVFDLDGTLLTTKKVIDNLSIIALKNLQNKGKKIIFCTGRAWYYTKKYYSEIKPDYPIISCNGAMIYDYIKDEVVYAKLFAKSKIEQIIQILKEKQITFLIYTTEKMLGFSPNKTKGFWFNKLEEYNKSVADDLKNPINYYDLLSYDWSNLNNQKIVKFLLVKSDSQESNFLEAENLIKSIEDIYLVQGQKEVVDIMLSGFDKGQGLLFLKENYNLNLEETIAFGDAENDIPMFSQVKYSVAMGQADPLVREAATFQTDSCDNKGIANFLKDE; encoded by the coding sequence ATGACAAAAAAAGAAATAAATTCTAAAGTTAAAAATTTTGTTTTTGATCTAGATGGAACATTATTAACGACTAAAAAAGTGATTGATAATTTATCGATTATAGCTTTGAAAAATCTTCAAAATAAAGGCAAAAAAATTATTTTTTGTACTGGTCGCGCATGATATTATACAAAAAAATATTATTCAGAAATTAAGCCAGATTATCCAATAATTAGCTGCAATGGTGCAATGATTTACGATTACATTAAAGATGAAGTTGTTTATGCAAAGCTTTTTGCAAAGTCAAAAATAGAACAAATTATACAAATACTCAAAGAAAAACAGATTACTTTTTTGATATACACAACTGAAAAAATGCTGGGTTTTAGTCCTAATAAAACTAAGGGATTTTGATTTAATAAATTAGAAGAATATAATAAAAGCGTTGCTGATGATTTGAAAAATCCTATAAATTACTATGACTTACTAAGTTATGATTGAAGTAATTTAAATAATCAAAAAATAGTAAAATTTTTACTAGTTAAATCAGATAGTCAAGAATCTAATTTTTTAGAAGCTGAAAATCTTATCAAATCTATTGAGGATATTTATTTAGTCCAAGGCCAAAAGGAAGTTGTTGATATTATGTTGTCAGGTTTTGATAAAGGTCAAGGCTTGTTGTTTTTAAAGGAAAATTACAATTTAAATTTAGAAGAAACAATCGCATTTGGTGATGCAGAAAATGATATCCCAATGTTTTCTCAAGTTAAATATTCTGTGGCTATGGGCCAAGCAGATCCATTGGTTAGAGAAGCCGCTACATTTCAAACAGACTCTTGTGATAATAAAGGTATAGCTAATTTTTTAAAAGATGAATAA
- a CDS encoding MPN499 family protein — MNKSNRITKVKVNHHNNGFWVVPTLQNLFFSLKISTISIKKFDKLIDIVNSLNLQNQEVVFNFNGDKQFKKFNLLTKLRGFDFQLNINEVQKLDNSAKILFEPVKNCKIYFDKKGLTLIYKGLIPFFSKNYYQNLLIQALNEDSKRQVCFYWRFFGFKKGQ; from the coding sequence ATGAATAAATCTAATCGGATAACTAAAGTTAAAGTAAATCATCACAATAATGGTTTTTGAGTAGTTCCCACGCTGCAAAATTTGTTTTTTTCATTAAAAATATCTACAATTTCAATTAAAAAATTTGATAAATTAATAGACATAGTTAATTCACTTAATTTACAAAATCAAGAAGTTGTTTTTAATTTTAATGGTGATAAACAATTCAAAAAATTTAATTTATTAACAAAACTTAGAGGTTTTGATTTCCAATTAAATATTAATGAAGTACAAAAATTAGATAATAGTGCTAAAATTTTATTTGAACCAGTAAAAAATTGTAAAATTTACTTTGATAAAAAAGGCTTGACCTTAATTTATAAAGGTTTAATCCCATTTTTTTCTAAAAACTATTATCAAAATTTGCTAATTCAAGCATTAAATGAGGATTCAAAACGACAAGTTTGCTTTTATTGAAGATTTTTTGGTTTTAAAAAAGGACAATAA